ACGGCTTTTCTTTGGCCTCAGGCAGGGAGCTATATCTTGCGTTGGTACACGCCGGCGCTCGAGGTGGATTTGTGTGGCCACGCCACCTTGGCTGCGGCGCATGTTCTGTGGCAGGGGGGTTGGGCTGCGCTTGAGGAAGAGATTACCTTTCACACCCGAAGCGGGATACTCACGGCGCAGCAGAGCGAGATGTGGGAGGAATGCATTGAGCTGGATTTCCCTTCCGAGCCCGCTGAAGAAGCCGAAGCCCCCAAGGGGCTTGCCAAAGCTTTGGGAGTAAAGCCTGTCTTTGTGGGCAAGAACCGGATGGACTATTTGGTTGAGGTGGAGTCTCCGCAAATCCTTTGCGATGTGAATCCGGATTATGCGGCTTTGGCCGGGATTGAATCTCGCGGGGTCATCCTCACGGCCTGTTCAGATCAGAAAGACTGTGATTTTGTTTCCCGCTTTTTTGCTCCGCAGTCCGGGATTCCCGAAGACCCGGTCACCGGTTCTGCGCACTGCTGCCTGGCCCCGTACTGGTCCGGAAAACTAAGTAAGCCGGAATTGTTCGCCTACCAAGCCTCTGCCCGCGGGGGGTGGGTGCGTGCGCGCATGGAAGAGGACCGTGTGATCCTCGGCGGCCAAGCCGTGACTGTGATGCGGGGGACTTTGCTCTAGCCCGGATATTGCACGAGTCTCCGGCAAAAGATGCCGGAAACGACCGGTACTGCTGCGTTGTGCTCTCTCGGCCGTCCTCACCGTATCGCA
The DNA window shown above is from Candidatus Omnitrophota bacterium and carries:
- a CDS encoding PhzF family phenazine biosynthesis protein, giving the protein MAPKSALSLIKSWRGKRGTPVDSVETIHHVDAFTDVPFHGNPAAVCVLRHPRASQWMQEVAAEMNLSETAFLWPQAGSYILRWYTPALEVDLCGHATLAAAHVLWQGGWAALEEEITFHTRSGILTAQQSEMWEECIELDFPSEPAEEAEAPKGLAKALGVKPVFVGKNRMDYLVEVESPQILCDVNPDYAALAGIESRGVILTACSDQKDCDFVSRFFAPQSGIPEDPVTGSAHCCLAPYWSGKLSKPELFAYQASARGGWVRARMEEDRVILGGQAVTVMRGTLL